One genomic segment of Bradyrhizobium diazoefficiens includes these proteins:
- a CDS encoding putative bifunctional diguanylate cyclase/phosphodiesterase, translating into MNDNAYDGASEAELGFLKEIVRMLPAGLTVQDAEGKLLLVNDAAAAQLGMDGSRPSPDLAPRREACERALRAGQAVVTEEALHAGAARQVLLTTHRPVRLAGRELLISASSDITEQKNFEDQLFRSAYFDELTGLPSRRVIEHHANNLLARDRRGERFALAFLDVDNFKHINDYYGHAVGDALLVELSKRLGRDLRDSDMLSRISGDEFLLLLSPIQSQEEVAEFMQSTLERLTAPFFIDNSEVFASTSVGVSLYPDHGSSFETLRQNADIAMYRIKNNGKGSTAFFDSSMEREALARMKIEQSLRLAILEKRFCCAFQSKVDIRTEAVKGIEALVRLRDDEGVIQAPGSFINLAVELGLIDELTHLVLAEIVKSIDPINDTFGAEATISINVAAKQAGNPEFMRSFAQALDDTGFPQRFMIEVTEDAFVAKNHFQAEILPMFRKLGVGISIDDFGTGYSSLSALADITADEIKIDRSFITDIHKRPRSQGILRAIESLSDALGMTVIAEGLESYEELAYLQAATKIRYAQGYYFARPIFLEELKLATPASSESRGSVASRPMQQNRQGYSRASGYRR; encoded by the coding sequence TTTCTCAAGGAAATCGTTAGAATGCTGCCGGCCGGCCTGACCGTGCAGGACGCGGAAGGCAAGCTTTTGCTGGTCAACGATGCCGCGGCCGCCCAGCTCGGCATGGACGGCAGCCGTCCGTCGCCCGATCTGGCGCCACGCCGGGAAGCCTGCGAACGCGCGCTGAGGGCCGGCCAGGCCGTTGTCACCGAAGAAGCCCTGCACGCGGGCGCCGCGCGGCAGGTGCTGCTCACGACCCATCGTCCCGTCCGCCTCGCCGGACGCGAGCTCTTGATCTCGGCCTCCTCCGACATCACCGAACAGAAGAATTTCGAGGACCAGCTGTTCCGCTCCGCCTATTTCGACGAGCTGACCGGACTGCCCTCGCGGCGCGTGATCGAGCATCATGCCAACAACCTGCTCGCGCGCGATCGCCGTGGCGAGCGTTTTGCGCTGGCCTTTCTCGATGTCGACAATTTCAAGCACATCAACGACTATTACGGCCACGCCGTCGGCGACGCGCTGCTGGTCGAGCTGTCGAAGCGGCTCGGCCGCGACTTGCGCGATTCCGACATGCTCTCGCGCATCTCCGGCGACGAATTCCTGCTGCTGCTGTCACCGATCCAGAGCCAGGAGGAAGTCGCCGAGTTCATGCAGTCGACCCTGGAGCGGCTGACGGCGCCGTTCTTCATCGACAATTCGGAAGTGTTCGCCTCCACCTCGGTCGGCGTCAGCCTCTATCCCGATCACGGAAGCAGCTTCGAGACGCTGCGGCAGAACGCCGACATCGCGATGTACCGCATCAAGAACAACGGCAAGGGATCAACTGCCTTCTTCGACTCCAGCATGGAGCGCGAGGCGTTGGCGCGGATGAAGATCGAGCAGTCGCTGCGGCTTGCCATCCTCGAAAAGCGCTTCTGCTGCGCCTTCCAGTCCAAGGTCGACATCCGCACCGAGGCGGTGAAGGGCATCGAGGCGCTGGTGCGCCTGCGCGACGACGAAGGCGTGATCCAGGCGCCGGGCTCGTTCATCAATCTCGCGGTCGAGCTCGGGCTGATTGACGAGCTGACCCATCTGGTGCTGGCCGAGATCGTCAAGTCGATTGACCCGATCAACGATACTTTTGGCGCCGAAGCGACCATCAGCATCAACGTCGCCGCCAAGCAGGCCGGCAATCCCGAATTCATGCGCAGCTTCGCGCAGGCGCTCGACGACACCGGCTTTCCGCAGCGCTTCATGATCGAGGTGACGGAAGACGCCTTCGTCGCAAAAAATCATTTCCAGGCCGAGATCCTGCCGATGTTCCGCAAGCTCGGCGTCGGGATCTCGATCGACGATTTCGGCACCGGCTATTCCTCGCTCTCGGCGCTGGCCGACATCACCGCCGACGAGATCAAGATCGACCGCTCCTTCATCACCGACATCCATAAGCGCCCGCGCAGCCAGGGCATCCTGCGCGCGATCGAATCCCTGAGCGACGCGCTCGGCATGACCGTGATTGCCGAAGGCCTCGAATCCTACGAGGAGCTGGCCTACCTCCAGGCCGCGACCAAGATCCGCTACGCGCAGGGCTATTACTTCGCCCGCCCGATCTTCCTGGAGGAGCTGAAGCTCGCAACGCCCGCCTCGAGTGAATCGCGCGGCAGCGTGGCCAGCCGGCCGATGCAGCAGAACCGGCAAGGCTATTCGCGGGCGAGCGGGTATCGGCGGTAG